A single region of the Chrysoperla carnea chromosome 5, inChrCarn1.1, whole genome shotgun sequence genome encodes:
- the LOC123300033 gene encoding activator of 90 kDa heat shock protein ATPase homolog 1 → MAKWGEGDPRWIVEERPDATNVNNWHWTERNASSWSIDRLKELFKNLKVDSDVGDLKIVESEKCDGEASANNRKGKLIFFYEWNLVLKWEGKLLGGSGDLVEGKVTIPNLSEENDISEVEITITLNSTSEEGEILKAVMHNVGRDLIRKQLSVYVLGLREEFSKGMILPKKEDVKPDCINNLSSGFNSKISMNTVQTKSAAKEKEVKTNIPTTDFELTQKFQCPGVDLYNALTDRGMVNAWTRGAVEQIEPKPGGQFSLFGNNIVGEFVELDPPNKIVQKWRYKQWPAGHFSTVTLKLKDKGDHTELVMNQVGVPKTEHDVTIQNWQQYYWESIQRTFGWGAFFDYT, encoded by the exons ATGGCTAAATGGGGTGAAGGCGATCCTCGATGGATTGTGGAAGAACGTCCGGATGCTACAAATGTTAATAATTGGCATTGGACAGAGAGAAATGCGAGTTCTTGGTCAATAGATCGtcttaaagaattatttaaaaatttgaaagttgattCTGATGTAGGTGATCTTAAAATTGTAGAGTCTGAAAAATGTGATGGCGAAGCTTCAGCAAATAATCGAAAAGGAAAATTAATCTTCTTTTATGAATGGAATCTAGTTTTAAAATGGGAAGGAAAATTATTAGGTGGATCGGGGGATTTAGTTGAAGGGAAAGTAACGATACCGAATTTATCAGAAGAAAATGATATTTCAGAAGTTGAG ATCACAATTACGCTTAATTCGACATCCGAGGAAGGGGAAATTTTAAAAGCAGTTATGCACAATGTAGGAAGAGATTTAATTAGAAAACAATTATCAGTTTATGTGCTAGGTTTACGGGAAGAATTTAGTAAAGGAATGATTTTACCAAAGAAGGAAGACGTTAAGCCTGATTGTATTAATAATCTTTCCAGTGgttttaactcaaaaattagTATGAATACAGTTCAAACTAAATCGGCTGCCAAGGAAAAAGAAGTAAAAACGAAT ATACCAACGACGGATTTTGAATTAACTCAAAAATTCCAATGTCCTGGAGTTGACTTATATAATGCATTAACGGATCGTGGAATGGTAAATGCATGGACTCGGGGGGCTGTTGAACAAATTGAACCAAAACCTGGTGGTCAGTTCTCATTATTTGGTAATAATATCGTTGGTGAATTTGTGGAATTAGACCCGCctaataaaattgtacaaaaatggcGATATAAACAATGGCCTGCTGGACATTTTTCAACTGTTACattgaaattaaaagataaG ggtGATCATACCGAATTAGTTATGAACCAAGTTGGTGTCCCAAAAACAGAACATGATGTCACGATACAAAATTGGCAACAGTATTATTGGGAATCCATTCAACGCACCTTCGGGTGGGGTGCATTTTTTGACTATACATAA
- the LOC123299882 gene encoding thioredoxin-like protein 1, with the protein MEKKGSFIRVIEDEAHFRSEIQGAGTKLVVVDFTATWCGPCQRIAPIFEQLSTKYPRAVFLKVDVDRCQETAANEGVSAMPTFIFYRNKTKVDRLQGADPTGLENKVRLFYGADEGDTGESGESGVAGHMDLGVFLDKRQCECLNESDDHQFDGALTSDDKFLESDCDEQLILSITFNQTVKIHSIVIKGPVSNGPKNVKIFMNQPRTLDFDLANSYTSVQNLEITPEDLEQGNPINLRYVKFQNVQNLQLFFMDNQTGAATTRIDTIKFIGSPVTTTNMSDFKRVAGKIGESH; encoded by the exons atggAAAAGAAAGGTAGTTTTATTCGTGTTATAGAAGATGAAGCACATTTTCGATCAGAAATTCAAGGTGCTGGAACAAAATTAGTAGTTGTCGACTTTACAGCAACTTG GTGTGGACCATGCCAAAGAATAGCACCAATTTTTGAGCAATTATCAACCAAATATCCACGAGCTGTTTTTTTGAAAGTAGATGTTGATAGATGTCAAGAAACTGCCGCAAATGAAGGAGTTTCAGCTATgcctacttttattttttatagaaataag ACAAAGGTAGATCGATTACAAGGCGCTGATCCAACTGGCTTGGAGAACAAAGTAAGATTATTTTATGGCGCTGATGAAGGAGACACTGGTGAATCGGGCGAATCTGGCGTTGCTGGTCAT ATGGATCTTGGAGTTTTTCTTGATAAAAGACAGTGTGAATGTTTAAATGAGAGTGATGATCATCAATTCGATGGCGCATTAACATCTGacgataaatttttggaatcagATTGTGATGAACAG CTGATATTGTCGATAACGTTTAATCAAACGGTTAAAATACATAGTATAGTTATAAAGGGACCAGTTTCTAATGGTCCTAAGAATGTGAAGATTTTTATGAATCAACCTCGTACTTTAGATTTTGATCTTGCAAATTCTTACACATCAGTTCAAAATTTGGA aatcaCACCAGAAGATTTAGAACAAGGGAATCCAATTAACTTACGTtatgttaaatttcaaaatgtacaaaatttacaattattttttatggataACCAAACTGGTGCAGCAACTACTCGTATTGATACTATTAAATTTATCGGATCTCCTGTTACAACAACAAATATGTCCGATTTTAAACGTGTGGCTGGCAAAATTGGAGAAAGTCATTAA
- the LOC123300234 gene encoding 8-oxo-dGDP phosphatase NUDT18, translating to MTDSIQNTLTRILGGLPPESTAELCDFTIAQQNEVMESQGVTPNVKSDYIPILGESVTYIVASVIINELNEVLMVQEAKASCAGKWYLPAGRMKPNESIIDGAKREVEEETGLTVDLTSLITVETVQGTWIRFVFSGYVTGGVLKTPDKADEESLQAKWVKSVDSLQLRASDIINLVERARFYKEAQKRSDPTWHPDLLPAVQSHKRILLRVVICARKRATNRLNFVISELESMHLPTCEIYPTRSVHVSLKKFMVNLFGAEVPQHRPHGLLNVEHNGIEGNFDGFCLTLLVAFRPPVEDVPIVANKCIWQEINSKHLEESLLRKISNKNETIPLNVIR from the exons atgactgaTTCTATACAAAATACTTTAACAAGAATTTTGGGTGGTCTTCCACCCGAATCAACGGCTGAATTATGTGATTTTACAATAGCTCAACAAAATGAAGTAATGGAATCACAAGGAGTAACTCCAAATGTGAAATCGGATTATATTCCAATATTAGGTGAATCAGTTACGTATATTGTTGCGAGtgttataataaatgaattaaatgagGTTTTGATGGTACAAGAAGCAAAAGCTTCATGTGCTGGTAAATGGTATTTACCAGCTGGAAGAATGAAACCAAATGAAAGTATTATTGATGGAGCCAAAAGAGAAGTTGAAGAAGAAACAGGTTTAACTGTTGATTTAACGTCATTAATTACAGTGGAAACTGTTCAGGGTACTTGGATTCGATTTGTATTTTCTGGATATGTAACTGGTGGTGTATTAAAGACACCTGACAAAGCTGATGAGGAGTCTCTTCAAGCTAAATGGGTTAAAAGTGTCGACTCTTTACAATTAAGAGCTTCAGACATTATTAATTTAGTAGAAAGAGCAAG gttttaTAAAGAGGCTCAAAAACGATCAGATCCTACTTGGCATCCGGATTTATTACCAGCAGTTCAAAGCCATAAACGTATTTTGTTACGTGTGGTTATCTGCGCACGTAAGCGGGCAACGAATAGgctaaattttgttattagtgAATTAGAATCTATGCATTTACCAACATGTGAAATATATCCTACACGTTCGGTTcacgtttcattaaaaaaatttatggttaatTTATTTGGCGCAGAAGTACCTCAACATAGGCCTCATGGtttattaaat gtagAACATAATGGTATCGAAGGTAATTTTGATGGTTTTTGTTTAACACTTCTAGTAGCATTTCGACCACCGGTAGAAGATGTACCAATTGttgcaaataaatgtatttggCAAGAAATAAATTCTAAACACTTAGAAGAATCATTACTTAGAAAAATTTCcaacaaaaatgaaacaattccACTAAATGTAATCCGTtag
- the LOC123301154 gene encoding uncharacterized protein LOC123301154 — MVGCAICKHYSSGHPCSFFKLPADKLIRAKWLQIIGTEICKTRKDVRVCACHFVDGEKKNLPTLNIKSIKSPNHENIITSLTRGVIKPEPVFIAVEDYNSEINAESVFTADKDGETETNSVPESIDPSDTSYIMCRLCGLVGSNRFSLAGTISEKLNLLCHLKHYLDIDVFDEEDLPLHVCTLCSQNIIAFYKFHERVKTATNQLQAIVNKIVLNPQLTRKSLPWYADNILATATATNGYSTKKHLRQLEDNDKGKTQAASTQVSTNITKLLENKARNNEIKTELIVEEFIIKEENAEDTNDGVNSENWASLESDPTIESIPKLTPQTDKIQAESLLDLAKLPIMTPKPITVNNTIVILNSPITDAIPLQNDSQLGKTQLVLAKPPPTTLKELIIVNNPISLLKSPVTGEKLLQNDSQIFPTTLEKNLDIHPPNSEEVQEVEYICNICDQFGFT, encoded by the exons atggtggGGTGTGCaatttgtaaacattattcGTCAGGACATCCgtgttcattttttaaattacctgcAGATAAACTAATTAGAGCAAAATGGCTTCAAATTATTGG cacAGAAATTTGTAAAACTCGTAAAGATGTAAGAGTATGCGCTTGCCATTTCGTTGAcggtgagaaaaaaaatttacccacGTTAAATATTAAATCGATAAAATCTCCAAATCACGAAAATATAATTACTTCATTGACAAGAGGCGTTATTAAACCAGAACCAGTATTTATTGCTGTTGAAGATTATAACAGTGAAATCAATGCAGAATCAGTTTTTACTGCTGATAAGGATGGAGAAACTGAGACAAATTCc GTGCCAGAATCAATTGATCCTAGTGACACATCTTATATTATGTGTCGTCTTTGTGGTCTCGTTGGATCCAATCGTTTTTCATTAGCAGGAACGATatccgaaaaattaaatttactctgccatttgaaacattatttagaCATCGAT GTATTTGACGAAGAAGATTTACCGTTACATGTGTGCACATTGTGTTCACaaaatataattgcattttataaatttcacgaACGTGTTAAAACTGCTACAAATCAATTGCAAGCAATAGTTAATAAAATCGTATTGAATCCACAATTAACTCGGAAGAGTCTACCTTGGTATGCAGATAATATTCTTGCAACAGCTACCGCAACAAATGGATATAGTACTAAAAAACATTTGCGACAGTTAGAAGATAATGATAAAG GTAAAACCCAAGCTGCTTCAACACAAGTCTCAACAAACATAACAAAACTGTTGGAAAATAAAGctagaaataatgaaataaaaacagaattaaTTGTAGAAGAATTTAtcattaaagaagaaaatgctGAAGATACAAATGACGGTGTAAATAGTGAAAATTGGGCATCTTTGGAATCTGATCCAACAATCgaatctataccaaaattaactCCACAAACTGATAAAATTCAAGCAGAATCACTACTAGATTTGGCAAAACTACCAATCATGACTCCAAAACCAATCACAGTAAATAACactattgtaatattaaattcgCCTATTACTGATGCAATACCCTTGCAAAATGATTCACAGCTTGGTAAAACACAATTAGTTTTGGCAAAACCACCACCCACGACTCTAAAAGAactaataatagtaaataatccaatttcattattaaaatcacCCGTTACTGGCGAAAAACTTTTGCAAAATGATTCACAAATTTTTCCAACAACTTTGGAAAAGAATTTAGATATACATCCACCGAATAGTGAAGAAGTTCAAGAAGTGGAATATATCTGTAATATTTGTGAT CAGTTTGGTTTCACATAA
- the LOC123301153 gene encoding transmembrane protein 39A, translating to MSFSKNDTFPTLSLVPIVLAAGTVYIGRRYFATLLLSRGSSDTTSNAVTRRRRFAKNSSFPRRPIQIGNFQTTCNTITSEETMPTTNNRRITRNKVSSTISSSPVPVIPTDAHRYSPLTTNNNGGFNTTNGATSDVYPPIAPKHIPFPNTPVDHQLYFEFVMFLFTICAAGLQFVHLYRSVWWLPHSYTNHALNFYLIDVHLVIFIGTVLSRRFIYSVLWYLLQYFTNPKLLPLCKKLLKFVTLSTVFTILVWCTYKIVQNHPIVNIFYLCYPISVYVILFGINVSPFLELITPTDVLYLDGNPLHSCTSNAAAVRTEVEFLKTDFNMRMKQILFNSVLHAYYVGFVPCCFAQSFLYYDVYWATQHLVFVWLGCFTMIAVHVIPARYCDVLHRTALHLGAWIRADSVSSNSNSPRGCMSSNATNSAPIPWSPDVLYPPGIIVRHYRENYRSMNICNAAEPNNIMHSRFYTMFYNPSIALCGILGLQLCLVFVQLILLFRSTVWYQIVSLTLLLFANYYTLFKLARDYLISWKMYKNLKRSYM from the exons ATgagtttttccaaaaatgacACTTTTCCGACTCTATCTCTGGTGCCAATAGTACTGGCAGCGGGGACGGTCTATATCGGAAGGCGATATTTTGCAACACTTTTATTGAGTCGAGGTTCAAGTGATACTACTTCGAATGCCGTGACTCGTAGAAGACGATTTGCCAAGAATTCATCATTTCCACGCCGGCCAATACAAATT gggAATTTTCAAACTACTTGTAATACTATAACTTCTGAAGAAACAATGCCAACTACTAATAATCGCCGTATTACACGTAATAAGGTGTCTTCCACAATTTCTAGCAGTCCGGTTCCAGTTATTCCAACAGATGCTCATCGATATTCTCCTTTAACAACTAATAATAATGGTG ggTTTAACACAACTAATGGTGCAACTAGTGATGTATATCCACCGATTGCACCAAAACATATTCCATTTCCAAATACGCCTGTTGATcatcaattatattttgaatttgtcaTGTTTCTGTTTACAATTTGTGCGGCAGGTCTGCAATTTGTTCATCTTTATCGAAGTGTTTGGTGGCTTCCACATTCGTATACAAATCATGCTTTG aatttctaTTTAATCGATGTTCACTTAGTAATATTTATTGGTACTGTATTATCACGCCGTTTCATTTATAGTGTACTTtggtatttattacaatattttacaaatccAAAATTACTgccattatgtaaaaaattgttaaaatttgtaacaCTATCGACGGTATTTACAATTTTAGTTTGGTGCACATATAAAATCGTACAAAATCAtccaattgtaaatattttctatttgtgCTATCC aatATCTGTGTATGTTATATTATTCGGAATTAATGTATCaccatttttggaattaattacACCAACGGATGTTTTATATTTGGACGGAAATCCTTTACATTCATGTACTTCGAATGCTGCCGCTGTACGAACAGAAGTTGAATTTCTTAAAACAGACTTTAATATGCGcatgaaacaaatattattcaattctgTACTTCATGCATATTATGTAGGATTTGTTCCCTGCTGTTTTGCACAG AGCTTTCTATATTATGATGTCTATTGGGCAACACAGCATTTAGTCTTTGTATGGTTGGGTTGTTTCACTATGATAGCAGTTCATGTAATACCTGCAAGATATTGTGATGTTTTACATCGTACAGCACTTCACTTGGGTGCATGGATTAGAGCTGATAGTGTATCATCAAATTCTAATTCACCACGTGGTTGTATGTCTTCAAATGCTACAAATAGTGCTCCAATACCTTGGAGTCCAGATGTTTTATATCCACCTGGAATTATTGTTAGACATTATAGGGAAAACTATCGATCGATGAATATTTGTAATGCTGCTGAACCAAATAATATTATGCACAGCAGATTCTAT ACAATGTTCTACAATCCATCTATAGCTCTCTGCGGTATATTAGGATTACAATTATGTTTGGTGTTTGTTCAATTGATATTACTTTTCCGGAGTACCGTATGGTATCAAATCGTATCACTAACACTCTTGTTATTTGCAAACTATTACACTTTGTTCAAATTGGCAAGAGATTACTTAATATCGtggaaaatgtataaaaatcttAAACGTAGCTATATGTGa
- the LOC123300265 gene encoding proteasome assembly chaperone 1, which translates to MTLFGEIIEPSSRALCDFEEDLDVVPTIDLKWEGLNEPPNTISLLLCAEGKSSLDLFRKSVLNNARKVCTCQEIGVEIYQISLNNEQESLNKYVCLFGNSNRYNDAEVIESIRPWIENSKQVVCFLTQKMVEYLTRLSQEKPAILLRMLQVSNSNELMDKLPVPILEQPNIITGKLAAVISYRLHIDKPGTIFICYLDQIELDSTTAEPLLSLLNKLNIKTVPYTAGVPKNESNLYL; encoded by the exons atgactCTTTTTGGTGAAATTATCGAACCAAGCAGCCGAGCTTTATGTGATTTCGAAGAGGATTTAGATGTTGTACCAACAATTGA TTTAAAATGGGAAGGCTTAAATGAACCACCAAATACGATATCGCTTCTACTATGCGCTGAAGGCAAATCTTCATTAGATTTGTTTCGAAAATCAGTATTAAATAATGCCAGAAAAGTTTGTACATGTCAAGAGATTGGTGTGGAAATTTATCAAATCTCTTTGAATAACGAACAAGAAAGTTTGAacaaatatgtttgtttgtttggaaaTTCGAATCGTTATAATGATGCTGag GTAATAGAATCAATAAGACCGTGgattgaaaattcaaaacaagTAGTTTGctttttaacccaaaaaatggTTGAATATTTAACACGATTGAGTCAAGAAAAACCAGCAATTTTGTTGCGAATGTTACAAGTATCAAATTCCAATGAATTAATGGACAAATTGCCAGTCCCTATATTAGAACAGCCAAATATTATTACAGGAAAATTAGCAGCTG TAATTTCTTATCGACTTCATATTGACAAACCAGGTACCATATTTATATGCTATCTGGATCAAATAGAATTGGACAGTACAACGGCAGAACCATTATTGAGTTTAttgaataaacttaatataaaaacgGTACCATACACAGCTGGAGTACCAAAAAATGAGTCTAATCTTTATctgtaa